Within the Paracoccus everestensis genome, the region GCGTCAGCCGGTTCGTGGACGGCTTGGCAAGAACAGGGGTCTGGCGATTCGCGCGTTTCATGCCAAGGTGATAACACCTTGGCGGTAAAGGCCCCGTTAAGCGCCAAGTCGATAGCCGAAGATCAGACCAGCAACTCGGCCAGAATTTCGTCGTTGGTGATGTCGCGGTAAACAAAGCCCGCGTGATCCAGCCGCGTCTTCAGCGCGGTCAGGTTCTGGGGCGCCGATGTTTCGATGCCGATCAGGATCGAGCCGAAGTTGCGCGCCGATTTCTTGAGATATTCGAACCGCGCGACGTCGTCGTCGGGACCAAGCAGTTCCAGGAAATCGCGCAGCGCGCCGGGACGTTGCGGCAGGCGCAGCACGAAATACTTCTTCACCCCGGCGAAGCGCTGGGCGCGTTCCTTGACCTCGGGCAGGCGCTCGAAGTCGAAGTTCCCGCCTGAGCAGACGCAGACCACGCGCTTGCCGGTCAGATCGCCCAGGTCGCCCAGCACGTCGATGGCAAGCGCGCCTGCGGGTTCCAGCACCACGCCCTCGGTGTTCAGCATCTCCAGCATGGTGATGCAGATGCGATCCTCGGGCGCCAGATACACGTCCTGGGGGCTGAAGCGGCGCAGCGCCTCGAAGGGCAGGGCGCCGATGCGGGCCACGGCGGCACCATCGACGAAATTGTCCACGGCAGGCAGGGCCACCGGTGCGCCCTGTTGCAGCGCGGCTTGCAGGCTGGCCCCGCCCAGCGGTTCTGCAAAGGCGAAGGACACATCCGGGGCCATGTCGGCAAAGTATCGCGTGATCCCGGCCGACAGTCCGCCCCCGCCCACGGGCAGCACCACCAGGTCGGGCGCGCCGCCCAGTTGTTCCAGTATTTCAAGGCCCACGGTCGCCTGCCCCTCGATCACGTCGGCCGAATCGAAGGGGGGCAGGAACTGCGCATCCTGCTGCGTGGCAAAGGCCTGGGATGCGGCCAGCGTCTGGTCGAAGTAATCCCCGGTCAGCACGATCTCGATCGCGTCGCCGCCAAAAATCTTGGTCTTGTCGATCTTCTGCCTGGGCGTCGTCACCGGCATGAAGATCGTGCCCCTGGCCCCGAAATGACGGCAGGCAAAGGCCACGCCCTGCGCGTGATTGCCCGCGCTGGCGCAAACGAAATGCGCATTCGCCGCCTGGCCCGGCACGACCCGCTTGCGCATCGCATTGAACGCGCCCCGCAGCTTGTAGCTGCGCACGGGGGTCAGGTCCTCTCGCTTGAGCCAGATCTCTGCCCCGAACTTGGCTGACAGGTGGTCGTTGCGCTGCAGGGGCGTC harbors:
- the ilvA gene encoding threonine ammonia-lyase IlvA — its product is MENLASFAALVRNAEIAIRDLFEPTPLQRNDHLSAKFGAEIWLKREDLTPVRSYKLRGAFNAMRKRVVPGQAANAHFVCASAGNHAQGVAFACRHFGARGTIFMPVTTPRQKIDKTKIFGGDAIEIVLTGDYFDQTLAASQAFATQQDAQFLPPFDSADVIEGQATVGLEILEQLGGAPDLVVLPVGGGGLSAGITRYFADMAPDVSFAFAEPLGGASLQAALQQGAPVALPAVDNFVDGAAVARIGALPFEALRRFSPQDVYLAPEDRICITMLEMLNTEGVVLEPAGALAIDVLGDLGDLTGKRVVCVCSGGNFDFERLPEVKERAQRFAGVKKYFVLRLPQRPGALRDFLELLGPDDDVARFEYLKKSARNFGSILIGIETSAPQNLTALKTRLDHAGFVYRDITNDEILAELLV